Below is a genomic region from Telmatobacter sp. DSM 110680.
CTCGCGCCAGAACGGTGAGGACGTCTTCGTGCATTACTCTGCAATCAACTCGAGCGGGTTTAAGAGTCTGCAGGAAGGCCAAGCCGTGCAGTTCAACGTCGTAAAGGGACCTAAAGGCTGGCAGGCCGCGGATGTTCAGCCGCTGTAAGCCACCGGATTTTGGCAGAATCTAGCAGACAGAAGCGAGGGTCGGGCGGAAGCCCGGCCCTCGGCTTTTGGATTTCAGCGTTCCCGACCGAACGAACGCTGTGCCTCCGGGTAATCGCGCAAACCGACTTCTCCGTTCAACCACCCAGCCCATCTCAAATCTTCTTCAGATCCGGCCATGCGTAGGCAACTTCCATCAGCTTTGTCCCACCAACCTCGATCACTTGCGACATGATGAGCGTCCCTCCTGTCCGTTCATAGAAATTCCGCGAACGATTCTGCTCCAGAACCCACACCGCCATGCTCTTGAAACTGCGCTGCAGAAGTGCCGTGGCCATCGCTCGAAGAAGCGCAGAGCCGGTTCCTCGCTTCTGCGCGTTCTGCAACAAATAGATCGAATAGAGTTCTGCATCGCAGGACTTAATGGGCTCGCGACTTGGTCCGGCATGTGCAAAGCCGACGACGTGTCCGTTCAACTCAGCCACCAGCACGAGAGCCTCGGCAGTTAACCACTCGCTCCACAGTCTTGCGCGCAGCGTTTCATCGAGGCTTGCGAGATAGGCATCCGGCATAATTCCGGCATAGGTGGTCTGCCAGCTTTCCACGTGAACATGCGCGATGGCCGCTGCATCGCTGATCGCCGCCGGTCGAATCGAAATTGCCATGGATGTCCCTTGGTTCAGCGCTGACCGAGCTGCCAAACTTCCGTCACCCGCAGTGCGCCACAATCGCTTTTTTCCACGGGCGTGTCCGGATAGTATGAATCAAACAGCACGAACACAAGAGTTCAAATTAGTTTGCTCAGGTGTCTAGCCGGTACGACCCGGAAAGCTCAGGGGGTTGGCTAGCGTCACGGGCTGCGGTGCGCCGATTCCACCCCAGCCCGTGATTCATTTTCCATAGGCAAACCCTTTGACTCCAGCGGTTTTCTTCGGGACCTTCCTCGGCGTTCCACCCATTACTTTAGGATGGTTAACTGCACCACACCTTTGATTTTCTGCAGTTTTCCAGTGCTACACTTCGGCCAGTGGAGAGATAAACATGGACCCCTATCGCATCGCCTACGAACAAGCCATGACGGAACTGAACGAGATCACCAGGAAGTTCGATCTCCTCCGCATGCAAAAAGCTCAGGTCGAGAATCTCATCAACGCATTTCGTCCCCTGATTGAGAACGCCGACCAGACCGCCAACGCCATCGCCGGATAGTTTCCGGCAATGGTTGTCGCATTACGCATGCCGGCGAAAGCCGGCATATCCGTCTTGCTTCCCCTTTCAGCCCTCAACTTGAAGAGCCGACAAAGCGCATGATATTGGCCGGCGGCCGCCCCTCGCGCAGTTCAGTAGCCATGAACTGCATGTACGGGGCGATGTGATGAAAGAAGTGCTTGTAACCGGCGCATAGATAATTCAAGCCTGCTTCGCCGTCCGGCGTTGTCAGAAACCGATGCTTGGGGCATTCCCCATTACATGCAAACCTCACATCGCACTCGCGGCACATGCGGGGCAAAGTATCGCGCTTCGCCATTCCGAACTTTTTCTGCTGCTTCGACGCAACCATCTCGTTCAAATTGTCCTGCAGGACGTTCCCGAGTTTATGTTCCGGGTAAACGAAGTGATCGCACGAGTAAAGGTCGCCGGTATGCTCCATCGCGAGCGCCGAGCCGCATGTCTTGCGAAACACGCATAGAC
It encodes:
- a CDS encoding cold-shock protein produces the protein MEQGTVKWFNDAKGFGFISRQNGEDVFVHYSAINSSGFKSLQEGQAVQFNVVKGPKGWQAADVQPL
- a CDS encoding GNAT family N-acetyltransferase gives rise to the protein MAISIRPAAISDAAAIAHVHVESWQTTYAGIMPDAYLASLDETLRARLWSEWLTAEALVLVAELNGHVVGFAHAGPSREPIKSCDAELYSIYLLQNAQKRGTGSALLRAMATALLQRSFKSMAVWVLEQNRSRNFYERTGGTLIMSQVIEVGGTKLMEVAYAWPDLKKI